The Prochlorococcus marinus CUG1416 genome has a segment encoding these proteins:
- a CDS encoding glycosyltransferase — translation MPCILKKSSKNSPGIITFTHNEVLRGLPARSKKIREFLTKMSKENKWIFGVHIQGNCQHMQYWPVSEWESFYMWGDIKNSKFLSNIQDAKIIPLTAEYFLPKNNINNSKKKWDICIVSRPSKIKRIEETLYTIKELFKLKKDLKVIFIVPDPRIQSQGSRTYKLGIDEKFFKLPKLIFSCTELKNITFLSSSQESFGNFPIPHSFIQEIISRSKFIFINSYLEGGPRVLAEAFSLNVPCIVSNKLQSGLRSFFNEKNIIEVDDLPKVAANQILSGLNNYKFFDFKYLNLENMFNEEVNQRKLKELLEEKFLILKNNNSIWYLNDLLFRLPCHGYKNDMQFFYNENLFFEWINGINKLNKDFSEDLLFSEITSKDKKKFSFFDIKEYLKGYFILPILNKIKKHLFKSII, via the coding sequence ATGCCTTGTATATTAAAAAAAAGTTCAAAAAATAGCCCTGGAATAATAACATTTACTCATAATGAAGTATTACGAGGACTTCCTGCAAGATCAAAAAAAATAAGAGAATTTTTAACAAAAATGTCCAAAGAAAATAAATGGATTTTTGGAGTTCATATTCAGGGTAATTGCCAACATATGCAATATTGGCCAGTTTCTGAATGGGAATCATTCTACATGTGGGGGGATATTAAAAATTCTAAATTTTTGTCTAATATTCAAGATGCAAAAATTATTCCTTTAACAGCAGAATATTTTTTGCCAAAAAATAATATTAATAATTCGAAAAAAAAATGGGATATATGTATAGTATCTAGGCCTTCAAAAATAAAAAGAATTGAGGAGACACTTTATACGATCAAGGAACTTTTTAAATTAAAAAAAGACTTAAAAGTTATTTTTATAGTTCCAGATCCAAGAATTCAGTCTCAAGGATCAAGAACCTATAAATTAGGTATTGATGAAAAATTCTTTAAACTTCCAAAACTAATATTTAGTTGTACAGAATTGAAAAATATTACTTTTTTAAGTTCATCACAAGAATCTTTTGGAAACTTTCCAATACCACATAGTTTTATCCAAGAAATTATATCTAGATCAAAATTTATTTTTATAAATTCTTATCTAGAAGGTGGTCCTAGAGTATTAGCTGAAGCATTTAGTTTAAATGTTCCTTGTATAGTATCAAATAAACTTCAATCAGGTCTAAGAAGTTTTTTTAATGAGAAAAATATAATTGAAGTCGATGATTTACCAAAAGTGGCCGCTAATCAAATACTGAGCGGATTAAATAATTACAAATTTTTTGATTTTAAATATTTAAATTTAGAAAATATGTTCAATGAGGAAGTTAATCAGAGAAAATTAAAAGAACTTTTAGAAGAAAAGTTTCTTATTCTTAAGAACAATAATAGTATTTGGTATTTAAATGATCTTCTATTTAGATTACCTTGTCACGGATATAAAAATGATATGCAGTTCTTTTATAATGAAAATCTATTTTTCGAATGGATAAACGGTATAAATAAATTGAATAAAGATTTTAGTGAAGATCTATTATTCTCAGAAATTACTTCAAAGGATAAAAAGAAATTTAGTTTTTTTGACATAAAAGAATATTTAAAAGGTTATTTTATATTGCCAATTTTAAATAAAATTAAGAAACATTTATTTAAATCTATAATTTAG
- a CDS encoding ABC transporter ATP-binding protein, translated as MLNDFKKIISLFSKEEKSKGYKLLILVLIMAFIEVFSVASIFPFIGLITNTEIIYSQPLILKIYNFIGINNEKYFIIFIGLLCLLLFTISLVIKSFTTYFQILFAEICECGLSQRMFDLYIHQPHSWFLNRNSSVLGKNIIEEVSTIVNCGLMPLVNIAAQSIVAISLITLLIVAEAKLAFSIIFILLFLYLIIFKTVSQFLKRIGAERSKTNSLRFKLLNEAFNAYKVIKILGLESRYLERFKPLAKKYAFRNSNLQITTILPRYFVEIIAFGSVQIIILFMIANNLNLKSALPFITLYLFAGYRLLPSLQQIYSNFAQLRYVKIPLKNIYNDSINLNSNKFYNYNNEIKIELKDSLLLENINFAYEDQNKKIINNLNLEIKANTKVGLVGETGSGKSTTIDIILGLLEPQSGNIKIDSEIITPTNSKLWQKNVGYVPQEIFISDEDIASNIAFGVKKEEINLDKVICASKVANLHNFVNKLPKKYLTKIGERGVRLSGGQRQRIGIARAIYNNPTVLILDEATSSLDNLTEKAVMQAVDNLNKKMTIIIVAHRLSTVKNCDQIYFFKNGSIADSGSYESLIKTYKTFRDMAHQ; from the coding sequence ATGTTAAATGATTTTAAGAAAATAATTAGTTTATTTAGCAAAGAGGAAAAATCAAAAGGATACAAATTACTAATCTTAGTTTTAATAATGGCATTTATAGAGGTTTTTAGCGTAGCCTCCATATTTCCTTTTATTGGCCTAATTACAAATACAGAAATCATTTATAGTCAGCCTTTAATTTTGAAAATTTATAATTTCATTGGAATTAATAATGAAAAGTATTTTATTATTTTTATTGGCTTACTTTGTTTATTATTATTCACTATATCCTTAGTAATTAAGTCTTTTACTACATATTTTCAAATATTATTTGCAGAAATATGTGAATGTGGCTTATCTCAAAGAATGTTTGATTTATATATCCATCAACCACATTCTTGGTTTCTAAATAGAAATAGTTCAGTACTTGGTAAGAATATAATCGAAGAAGTAAGTACAATTGTAAATTGTGGCTTGATGCCTTTGGTAAATATTGCAGCACAAAGTATTGTAGCAATATCGCTTATAACTTTACTAATAGTTGCAGAAGCAAAATTAGCTTTTTCTATTATCTTTATTCTACTTTTTCTTTACTTAATAATTTTTAAAACTGTAAGCCAATTCTTAAAAAGAATTGGAGCAGAAAGAAGTAAAACAAATTCATTACGATTTAAACTTTTAAATGAAGCTTTTAATGCTTATAAAGTGATAAAAATTCTGGGCTTAGAATCTAGATATCTTGAAAGATTTAAACCATTAGCAAAGAAGTATGCTTTTAGAAATTCCAATTTGCAAATTACAACTATTTTGCCGAGGTATTTTGTAGAAATAATTGCTTTCGGATCGGTTCAAATTATAATTTTATTTATGATTGCTAATAATTTAAATCTTAAAAGCGCTCTCCCATTTATAACTCTTTATCTTTTCGCAGGTTATAGATTATTGCCTTCACTACAACAAATATATTCTAATTTTGCTCAACTAAGATATGTAAAAATCCCTTTAAAAAATATATATAATGATTCTATAAATTTAAATAGCAATAAGTTTTATAATTATAATAATGAAATTAAAATAGAACTTAAAGACTCACTTTTATTAGAAAATATAAACTTTGCTTATGAAGATCAAAATAAAAAAATAATAAATAACCTTAACCTTGAAATAAAAGCTAATACAAAAGTTGGACTAGTAGGAGAAACAGGAAGTGGTAAAAGTACCACAATAGATATAATATTGGGACTATTAGAGCCTCAAAGCGGAAATATTAAAATTGACAGCGAAATAATAACTCCAACGAACTCAAAGTTATGGCAGAAAAACGTTGGATACGTTCCACAAGAGATTTTTATTTCAGATGAAGATATTGCTTCTAATATTGCTTTTGGAGTAAAGAAAGAAGAAATAAATTTAGATAAAGTAATTTGTGCTTCCAAAGTCGCTAATCTTCATAATTTTGTAAATAAACTTCCTAAAAAATATTTAACTAAAATTGGCGAAAGAGGAGTAAGGTTATCGGGGGGGCAAAGACAAAGAATTGGTATAGCTAGAGCGATTTATAATAATCCGACAGTATTAATACTTGATGAAGCCACAAGCTCACTAGACAACCTTACCGAAAAGGCTGTTATGCAAGCAGTTGATAATTTAAATAAAAAAATGACGATAATAATAGTTGCACACAGATTGTCTACTGTAAAAAATTGTGATCAAATTTATTTTTTCAAAAATGGTTCAATTGCAGATTCAGGAAGCTATGAGAGTCTTATAAAAACATACAAAACTTTTAGAGACATGGCACATCAATAG